In one window of Electrophorus electricus isolate fEleEle1 chromosome 15, fEleEle1.pri, whole genome shotgun sequence DNA:
- the LOC113580381 gene encoding chloride channel protein 2-like, whose protein sequence is MAAEAGDKGVQQCEQPLMSGCKTDDPEDEGQLKRVITEQKQSQASSKFRQTMCRFLSPRWEKFMMLHAGEDWIILTLLAILTAFASWAMEFAIEFFLHTTLWLYELAHHNLFLQYLIWVSIPILLICFAAGFTYLVGPQAAGSGIPEIKTIVKGGMVKDHLSLNTLVAKIVGLTCALGSGMPLGKESPFVHIGGVCATQLNRLAAYIGGVKERESLNAELLVIGSAVGIAACFGSPVGGLLYSIEVASSFLMVRNYWKGLFAASISAFIFRILPVWSGHYETITPLFDTHYRLEFPYELSEILSFCILGALSGLAGAFFVFMNSVMVRFIRSPTRLSQFLAKTRLLYPALVTLVIASLTFPPGFGQFMAGQLTQRETLLAFFDNYTWSTHLTGDHFEHEDHSVAWKHPYVSVFVTLTISVVMKFFMSAVAISMPVPCGAFVPAFVIGAGLGRLVGEVTAVVLPEAIHANHTIFHVVPGSYAVAGAAAMSGAATHTISTAMIVFELTGQIGYLFPTIFSVIVANVVAQSLQPSLYESLIQIKRLPCLPDLSWDHPPTTNLQVKDIMATDMKHLNLNCTYRDLHNILLTDNLDTFPLVKSAESMLLVGSIERAQLELLLCQDSTHKKKRGSQDSHVSLKSQASSDASAVGIEVDADEKDTLTTKATVALEEQQMDAQVNFNNCKIDPASIQLVEYTSLQKVISIFSLMGLEQAYVTNTGKLTGVVSRQEVYKAIERTVKVHGTTTHPPMTSFRDSRSTSRATATAEATELERLLGSESSLSLPPEPDK, encoded by the exons ATGGCCGCAGAGGCGGGAGATAAAGGCGTGCAGCAGTGTGAGCAACCCCTG ATGTCTGGCTGTAAGACAGATGACCCAGAAGATGAGGGCCAGCTCAAACGGGTCATTACAGAACAGAAACAATCACAGGCGTCCAGCAAGTTCCGCCAGACCATGTGTAGAT TCCTCAGCCCACGGTGGGAAAAGTTCATGATGTTGCATGCTGGGGAGGATTGGATCATTCTCACTCTGCTGGCCATCCTCACAGCCTTCGCCAGTTGGGCCATGGAATTTGCCATCGAGTTTTTCCTGCaca CTACCTTATGGCTGTATGAGTTAGCGCACCATAATTTGTTCCTGCAGTATCTGATCTGGGTGTCCATCCCTATACTGCTCATCTGCTTTGCAGCAGGATTCACCTATCTCGTAGGACCACAGGCTgctg GATCTGGAATCCCAGAGATAAAGACAATTGTAAAAGGAGGCATGGTCAAAGATCACCTCAGTCTGAACACTCTAGTGGCCAAAATAGTGGGCCTCACCTGTGCCTTGGGCAGCGGCATGCCCCTAGGGAAGGag AGTCCCTTTGTGCAcattggaggtgtgtgtgctacccAGCTGAACAGACTTGCTGCATACATCGGCGGTGTGAAGGAG CGTGAGTCTCTGAATGCGGAGTTGTTGGTAATTGGCAGTGCTGTGGGTATCGCCGCCTGCTTTGGCTCCCCTGTTGGAG gCTTGCTCTACAGTATAGAGGTTGCTTCATCTTTCCTTATGGTGAGAAACTACTGGAAAGGATTATTTGCTGCTTCCATCAGTGCCTTCATCTTCAGAATACTACCAGTATGGAGTGGACATTatg AAACCATCACGCCTCTGTTTGACACGCATTACCGCTTGGAATTCCCCTATGAACTCTCTGAAATCCTTTCCTTTTGCATCCTTGG gGCACTGAGTGGTCTTGCTGGCGCTTTCTTCGTCTTCATGAACAGTGTCATGGTGCGCTTCATTAGAAGCCCAACACGGTTGAGCCAGTTCCTCGCCAAGAC gcgttTGTTGTATCCTGCTCTGGTCACTCTTGTGATTGCCTCATTGACCTTTCCCCCTGGATTTGGACAGTTCATGGCAGgccag CTGACACAGAGGGAGACCTTGCTCGCATTCTTTGACAACTATACATGGTCAACGCACCTCACAGGGGATCATTTTGAGCACGAAGACCACTCAGTTGCTTGGAAACACCCTTACGTCAGTGTCTTCGTCACCCTCACCATCTCTGTTGTCATGAAG TTCTTCATGTCGGCCGTAGCTATCTCTATGCCCGTGCCTTGTGGTGCTTTTGTGCCAGCTTTCGTCAttg GTGCAGGCCTTGGACGGCTGGTAGGTGAGGTAACGGCTGTTGTATTACCTGAAGCAATACACGCAAACCACACCATCTTCCATGTGGTACCAGGAAGCTATGCTGTAGCAg GTGCAGCAGCGATGTCTGGAGCAGCCACTCACACCATCTCCACGGCGATGATTGTGTTTGAGCTGACCGGTCAGATTGGCTATCTTTTCCCCACCATCTTCTCTGTCATAGTGGCCAATGTAGTGGCCCAAAGTCTCCAGCCATCACTGTATGAATCACTCATACAAATCAAGAGACTGCCATGCCTGCCCGATCTCAGCTGGGATCACCCGCC GACGACAAATCTGCAGGTGAAAGACATCATGGCGACTGATATGAAACACCTGAATCTAAACTGCACTTACAGAGACCTGCATAACATCCTGCTCACAGACAACCTTGACACATTCCCTCTGGTGAAGTCTGCAG AGTCGATGTTGCTGGTGGGTTCCATTGAGCGTGCCCAGTTGGAGTTGCTCCTGTGCCAG gactctacacacaaaaagaaaagag GTTCTCAAGATTCACATGTTTCCCTAAAGAGTCAGGCCAGCAGTGATGCTTCAGCAGTTGGAATAGAG gTTGATGCCGATGAGAAAGACACCTTGACTACAAAAGCG ACTGTTGCACTGGAGGAGCAACAAATGGATGCGCAGGTCAACTTCAACAACTGCAAGATAGACCCCGCCTCCATTCAGCTTGTGGAATACACGTCGCTTCAGAAG GTGATCAGTATCTTCTCTCTGATGGGTTTGGAACAAGCCTACGTGACCAACACTGGGAAACTCACAGGGGTTGTGTCTCGTCAAGAG GTGTACAAGGCCATAGAAAGAACAGTGAAGGTGCACGGGACCACAACACACCCCCCCATGACCAGCTTCCGAGACAGCCGGAGCACGAGCAGGGCCACGGCAACGGCAGAGGCCACAGAGCTTGAAAGGCTGCTGGGGAGTGAGAGCAGCCTAAGCCTCCCCCCAGAGCCTGACAAgtga